The DNA sequence ATTATAGTTTGGAAGTTCTATGAAATAGTTCTGTGAGTTCTATTTGTAATCCAAATTTACACTTGTATAGTTACTTATTTGAGAGACCATATTGCTGTGTTTCTTTACATATGATGCCTTTGTCCTGAACTTGCATAATTAATGTCACAGATGAATGTGTTATGTCTAACTGTGGTGAAGGACCTTCAACTTGACTTCAATGAGTCCCCCTGGGAGCACCTGCTCCACAGAGGAAAAGGTGCCCAGGGCTTTCTGCAGCACAGGTCTGGTCAGCTTTTGAGTAATTCAATTCTAACCAAATAAAGCTCCAGGTGAATGTGTATTTGCCTGgaattttttctgaattatttttctttgtggtcCTGAtcctttctgattaaaaaaaagttactttcTATACTAGAATAATTCCAAATgttgaatggcaacccaccccaatattcctgtctgggaaatcccattgacagaggagactggctggctatagttcatagggtcatgaagagtcagacatgactgagcatgtatgcatatTCACTGTTGTGAACCTTAGATCTCTAGTATGTATTttctaagaaatgcaaatttgtaTCCTTAAACAACATTTCTCCTGTTCTTCCAACTCTCAGTCCTGGCAACTACCATATTACTCTGTTATtacaagtttttcatttttagatttcatatacaaGTGATTTattacagtatttgtccttctctgtttttttcaaaaagataaacaaaactgaaaaccttTAGTTagactaatcaagaaaaaaagtgaCTCAAATAAATAAGATTAGAAATGAAATGGAGACATTACAACTAATACTGAAAAATTACATAGGATCCCGAGACTACCATGAATAATCATAAGCTAAGaaattattaatacatatatgagAAGAATGGAGAACTTCTTAAAAGCAAAACTTACCAAGAATGAatcaggaagaagtagaaaatctgaacagtcctaataagtaaagaaattgaattggTAATCAAAAACCTATCAACACACAAAAGGCCCAGGGCCTGATGGCTTCACTGATGTATTCTATGAAATATTATAGAATAATTAATGCTAGTTCTTCAAAAAAtctaagaaattaaagaggagggTAGGAACATTTCCAAAGTCATCCTACAAGGTCATCACCATGATCATGATACCAAATAGATAAGCACATtgcaagaagataaaaataaagtcaatatcCAGATTGAGTATtgttgcaaaaattctcaacaaaatatcaacAAGCCAAATTCAAGAGCacattaaaagaattatataGTAAGACCATGTGAGATTTATCTCTGTGATGCAAGGATAAATAGAATGAACAATAAAATAacttgattatctcaatagatgtccAAAAAACTTTTAACAAGATATGACATTCTTTCATGAGAAAACCCTCAATGTATAgggtatagaaggaacatatctcaatgtAATAAAgaacatatatgacaaacccaaagcTTACGTTATACTCAACAGTGAACACTTGAAAGCTTTTTCTttaatcagaaacaaaacaaggatgtCTGCTCCCACTATATAGAATTCAGTTTCCTTACTGTGTACTAATAATGAAACATCTGGAAAAAACTATCCCattcacaatagcatcaaaaggaagaaaataactagaaataaatttaatcagtGACATGAAAGATCTGTACAGTGATAACTATAAGAAATtgtagaaatagaagaaaacacaaataaatggaaagtcatCATATGACATGGACCAGAAGACTAATACtgctaaaatgttgacattaccGAAAGCCCAAAGAATCACACCTTGAAATTTCATATTTACCACAAAGTTTCAATATTTCAAATAGTGTACTGGCCCCCAAATAGACACATAGACCATGGAACAGCATACAGGGTTCAACTAACAGTCAACAAGGGAGCAAGGGAGACAAAAACACCAATTGTGGAAATGTTagtcacttctttcttttctgagaaaactggataaactatgaaaaaaacaaaaaaccagaccTCTCACAAAAACATCTCAAAGTGTATCAATGTATCAATGACTTAAATGTATCAATGACTTAAACACAAGACCAGATACCATAACAtccctaaaagaaaatataaggttAGAAACTCCTTGACACTGGTTCTGAAAATGACGTTTTTGTATAGGACATCAAGAccacaacaaaaggaaaaaatcataaGTGGGGCTACATCAAGCTTAAAAGCTTCCTCACAGCAAAAGAATTAATCAACAAGACGAAAATGTGATGTACAGAGTGGAAAAAAAGTTTTGTAACCACATATTGAATGAGGGGTTAAGATCGAGAATATATGCACAACTCACACAACAAAATTCAAGTAAAGAATGGGCAGATGAACAAAATAGACCCTTTACAAAGAAGATTTCCAAATGGTCACCAGGTATaggaaaagatactcagcatcagtagtcatcagggaaatgtatttCAAAATCACAATCAGATATTACCTCACCCCATTAGAAAGTCTATAACCAAGAAGAGAAAAGTgttgtgagaatgtggagaaaagtgaatgcCTGTACACTccctgggaatgtaaattggtttaaCCCTTATGGAACATACATTGAAGGTTCCTAAAACAGTTAAAGATAGATCtattgtatgatccagcaattctacttctggatatacagtcaaaggaaataaaaacaggataTAGAAGAGGTATATGGGCTCCATGttgactgcagcattattcacaattagCTAAGGGAAAAAACTTAAGTGCCCACCAATGCATGAATTATTTAAAGATGTTTCATagatacacacagacatgcacacacacgcacacggagacacatgtgctgagaaTGAAACGTTATTCACCcacgagaaagaaggaaatcctgccattttcgACAATATGGGTGGactttgaagacattatgctaaaatGTGTGCTgtcattttaatctttattctcTTCCTATAATCAAATAATCCACTATGATATATATCCTAAAAGTTGTAATCCTAGCTTATGCCTTTTTAATCTTCAAGAAAACTGTGatcttattatatttgttattttccaagtaaatattttattgtatctcatttttattgtatctcctttaatatattttattgtatctgATTTAGTATAATTTAAcatttcctagtggctcagatggtaaagaatctgcctggagtgcaggaaaccaggatttgatctctgggtcaggaagatcccctggagaagggaatggctgcctacgccagtattcttgcctggagaatcccatggacagaggagcctggtgggctacagtccatagtgtcacaaaacgtcagatatgactgaagtaacttagcagcagcagcatttaatataaagatttttaatgTCAGGAATTTTTAAGGTTTTGGCTATCAGATgaaatattaaagtatttttgtAAGTTTTAAGGCTTTTCACCACAGCATTAGCTAAAATAAATGCCCATTTCCAACAATAGAAATGAATGTACATATAACTGTATGTTTTcattcccaacctagagatttatttaaatttatttaaaataaatcatcctgattcatgtcaatgtatgacaaaacccaccacaataatgtaaagtaattatcctccaattaaattaatttaacataaagaaaaaaatgagttaatGTGATATCTCTGTGAATACTGTACTCTAGTTTTCACTCATTATTGTCTATATCTAGCAATAATCTGCTAAATGGTCTCTTCCTACTCTTTACCATTTACAATCCAACCCAGTGACGacatcttgctttttattttaaataatatatgactATCTCTTTCTCAGGGTTTTtgtcatagctcagtcggtaaagagtctgcctgcaatgcaggagacctgggttggattcccaggttgggaaaatcctctggagaaggaaatggcaacccgctccagtattcacacttggagaatcccatggacagaggagcctggcagtctgtagtccatgtgatggcaagagtcggacacaacttagagaccaaACCACTGCCATcacctctttctttcttaatccTTTCAATATTCTTCCCAATGCCCCTACTAGATGTTTCCAATCTTTACAATTATCTGTTTCCAGCTTACCTCTATAGCATCATCTTCTTTATTCAGCCTTTTCCTATCCAAACTAAACTTGGACTTTTTGGCAACTGTCATTACTACTCCAGCTACCTTTCTTTTATATCTTCTCCCAACTGAGCTAAGAGAGAAGTCCATATCTTCTTCCACCCCTGCCCTATTCCTCTGTTTATTCCTGAGCATCCTTCAGATCTCATAATTGTCTGTGAATCTGAGATACATTATATGATTCATGCTGAATATTTCTTTAGCACTCTGGTCTTTCCATCTTATAACATTTTTTACAACTTGATTGTGTTCTGTCATTACAGGTGGACTGTCAGGTGGTAGAAACTGTGCCTACACCATTTGTCTATATTAGCACTCACTTCTGGAATATGCTATATACAAAATTATCCTATGATAATTATAATACAATTTTAATGTAATGTATTATAGTGAGATGAggtatttggatggcatcaccaggtgatactattgctattattttatttatatgaaatatatatttttatatagaacTATGTGTCCTTTAATGAATGATGCTTCTCTATGTGTGAATAACGAAATTGCAGTTTAATTGATGTATTATCAAAGTGTCTCATGTCCTCTAGTTAATTCTGTAATGATAATGAAATTCAGATAGTTGTGTTGATACAGAAATACATCAGTTTCTAGGTGGAAGCTCACTTTATCCAGGTTCCCACATCTGACTACCTGTAATCAAACATTCTCAATAAAGAATACAGAATATTCCTATTGAAAACACAAAGTtcacaaagaacagcaaggaggagTAGGTGACCTTAGGCAGAGGCTTGGCAGGTTTGCAGTGGAGCCCTCCAACAAATTCAACATTTGGTAGTCGTGGACGAGGAAATGAAAAGTCCCAGTAGCTTCGAATGAGCCACATTTCGGCTTTCCCCATTGTCTCTGATAAGGTAGTAGGTCTTcctgaaagtaaaaaggaaaacaacaacaaatgtctgATCAGATGAGACTATTATCATGTGTGTATATTAGATAATTTTTGTAAAGGAACTTGGGATGTTTTGGCCACGATATTTGAATGTGTCTGTTTCTTGATAAATCTATACATAGCATAGTATAGGATAATAAAGTATATCTGGAATGCATCTGTTTCTACATAAGCAGAAACAATTTCTAAAAGCTAACTGGATACTTATACTACAAATATGTGTATAACTCTCAATGTACATGTCTTCATTTATCAAGACAGTTTATGAGATTCTTAATgactttaagttaaaaaaagaagttttgtAAGTTGGATAGTCACTTGCAGATGTCCTAGGTACTTCAGTCTGTGGTAAATGACTTCCTGGTATCCGATACTAGTAATGGGCTTTACCCTACCCTATAATTTAAGTGTTTGCATAATATTTGTTAGATTGAgggtcattttatatttttatttcactgtttcaCTTATTTGAGATAAATTTTTGTGAATTTATATTTAGACAAACTCAACTTCCAAGGCACTAGGAAAAATAAGACTTCATTCTACCAACTAAAAACATGAATTACCTAGTCATTTTGTTGCTAAGTGATAACTGACTCCTTtcaactccgtggactatagcccaacagtcttctctgtccatgggatttcccaggcaaaaacactggaatggaatgccatttccttttccaagggatcttcctgaccaaaggatcaaacctgtgtctcctgccttggcaggtagattctctaccactgagctatcaggaagcccaACTTACCTAGTACTTCACTGTAAAACGGATTCCACTTCTTATTGTCGTATACTGTGAAGAAAAGGTCAAAGTAAAGCGTATATAACATATTTTTGACCCTCTCCATGAATGTCATGCGATCACTTAATTCTGAAAACATAACAGGTACATAAGATGGTGGGAATGGAAGTCTTCCGctattcttttcaattatatgGCCAGGTGAGGTGTAATGACTGTACACGAATGGTATTTTAAGTAATTCAGCCAGCAGTTCACCACAGGGTCCAACGGCATCTGCAATAAGGATATCAAACCTTGATTCCTGTAGTTTTGTCATTAATTTCTTGTTGGAAACAGCGTCCTTACACATACTTAAAGTAGTATCAAAAAATTCCCAAAATAAACTTTTCACTGTTGCCAAATAGGACCAAAAGGAATCTTTGGCCACATATGTCCATTCCTCAATAAGACGTTCTATAAAATTCTCATAATCACTTTTTGTTAAAGTTGTAGGAAAAGTCTCAAATCTCATAGTAGATGGTTTGCTGGAATTAGGAATAGTGGAAGCTGAAGATATCAGAACAGTCACCTCATGACCCTTCGTGACAAGTTCCTCCAGAATTGTCTTTATATTCATCCAGTGACTAAATTCCACCGGCCACACCAGCACCTTTCCACAACTCCCACCGCTAAAGTAACAagtcagctgtagcagcagcagaagcgagAGTCTTTTCATAGACATCTTGCTCATATGcagtcctttaaaaataattactgtgAACTTTTGCTATTGCTCAGGCTTGTATCCAGAAGTCATCAACCAGAAGTTAAATTATAACTCCTATTCCTTAAAAAAGTAGATTACATGAATAGTCAGCAGATGTGGAAATCAAGTGAAAAGGCAAAGTGCAGAACGTTTCGAGATTATACAGTGTGTTTAGTATTGATTTGTCAGTGCTGTCACCCATCTTGTACACACACATCAATTATATTCTATGAGAAAGAAGACTAACTAGTGTAAAACAATAGCAAGTGAGAGACTCGTGTCTGCAGTCGCTTTGACACAGAATTAGAGATAAGGTGACATCAACAAAATGGAGGGTTATGAGGTCACAACAATTGTGTCCCTCacagaaacagcagaaacaatAAATGATCAACTGCAAATCAATGTAAATTATTTGGGGAAAGTtctgaactaaaatgaaaaagcagcagAAATCCTGCAGTTTGCAAAGACTGAAGATGAGTGTTGTGATTTTTTTAGTGTAATGTATTAATTCTAAAGATATCAATTAATTTTGACTGGTTAATTGCATAATTTATGATCACTATTGCCATATTGATTATTTTGTCTGAACGATCTGCCTACTGATGACAGTGGTCGCTTAAagcagaaggagacaacagaggatgagatggttagatagcatcactgactcaatggacatgagtgtgagcaaactctgggagatggtgaaggacagggaagcctggcgtgctgtgggcCATCAGGTGATGTTATCAGGTTGATCAGCAAACATAGCAAAGCCCACCATAGGGATCTCATGGCAGATGGCCTTGTAAGTGCCGTTGATTCCACCATGAGTTATAAAGCCTTTGGTTTTTGGCTGATCTAgcattgagtgactttcagtagaattattaataataattcagaATCAAATGAGAAATGGTCCTTATAAGGCACTGTAAAAAGCAATGTTTTTAAGATAACAGATGGTTACACATAGGAAACTGCATTTAAATTGCTTTCAGAACTCACAGCCAGAAACTCCTGTCTGCTGGAGAGATAAGTGAAGACTTCATGAAAGAAATGCTTTGTCACTTGGATTTCACAAGTGAATTCAAGATTGGCAGAAGAACTTAAAGAGCACTCTGGGTAAAAGAAACCACATATGCATAAAAAGGGGGCATTCAGAAATATATTCTCTAAATATTAAGGAAGTCATTTAATCTGCTAAGAATGGTGTCAAAATCACCGAAAGGGTAATGGTAGTAACTGTGGAACCAAAGAAAAGAGAATCttcattttattaagaaatatgcTATCTCTTCATGGAAATGATTGTGGATTTTATTTCTGTAGAAAATGGAGAGTCACTGGTAATAAATAAGGAGCTATTATTTATCATTAGTATTTAAAATACTCCTACACAGGAGAACCAATAGGTGTAAGGAAAGCATTCAGAGGTAGAACAATAACCCATTAAGCCACTCACTGTTAGAAGCAACTACAGGcaaaatgaagatattttaatTTGGGGCATAAGGGATATGACCAATGTATAATACAGTGACAACTATGATATATTTTCCTTCTCCCACCTAGTGTTGGGAGTGAAAACACAGAAGtaaattttctttctgaatgtCTTAATAATAAACACTtgataagtttgtttcctattgAAGTACTATCACTCTGCTCAGCTGTTAATCATGTTTTTAGGATTTGTTCTGCCAATATTTACCAAGAAGGTCATTCTGGTGGAATTCAGTTATACAGACAAATATTGGGTCCTAAGGTGTCTGCCTTTTTGCCATCATATCTCCATAGAACCTGTTAGGGTAACAAAAAATACCTTATTCAATTAGTTTAAAGTTATAGCATTAGAATTCAAGAGATTAAAAGATAACATTAAATGTCTTCCATATGGCATGTAAGGAAGAAAGGATGCGTGATCATAAGCAACGATAACTATTAATGCACTGACATCAGTAGGAATAGTTACATTTTACATACTTATTACTATATTCATTCAGCTATGGAATATAATCATGACCATTCACACATGATGGCATAGACAAATGATGTTTACATTTACAAATGAAgcctttttttgtaatttataagGATCAATAAGCTTTTGAAAACGTTCCAACTTTGtgataataaaatttattcagCTGACCATGAACACTTTAACAATGAACCACAAAGGAGTGACAGTGTCAATCTGTAGTTTCTATGCCCAGTACAAAAGAAAGGTACGGATTTTGGAATTCCCAATCAATTCTCATACACTGGATTATAATTTATAGTGTTTAACCTCTATCTGCTCTGGAAATGTAAAGTAAGTCTATCAGCAAAGAAACAGCATAGGTCATTAGGAGAAGATCACAATATCAGATAGCAAATTATAAAAGTAGTTCAAAATATCCAAAGACCTCAGGGGAATTTTATGTATTAGAAAATAAGGTACCACTCTATTTTATGGAGAAAGAAGTTGCTGAATCTTTTCCATACCACTTTCTTTATGTTTGATTCCTTCCTACCGTCCCTCTCCCTTCTCAATCAGAAGGAGCAAAGTGACAGGTTAGAAGCAGAGTCCATTAAGGGCCAGACCTTACCACGCACAGAGCTTACTTAAGGGCAGGACCCTGTCTTCTCTtcgatcttcctgattcagactTTGTCAGGACCAAGTCACCAGGGAGGctgatgtttatctttctctaagTCACTGTGTCTGGATGGGATCTGGAGGTCTCTTAGGGAGCCCTGACCATCCATTCTCTGAATAGCACCCTACAAAGCACACTGATAGGGCTACTTTAAAATTTAGGGGAAATGAAAGGGGTCAGGATTATCTGGCAAGTACAGTCTGCACGATGCATTCCAGGCTTTTATCACTATTGCATAATGTCTTTGTGCTATTGCACTTACTGTTAAAATTTAACTCGAGAATATTTGTATGTTTACTGTGTCCTCAAGAGTCCttcaatgaaaaggaacaaatgacAAAGCAGAATTTGATGGTTTATTTTCCTGCCCACAACCCCATTATAATATCAAAATTCATACTGCATCTCTTAGATATGTTCCATTTTGATAATGTTAATCCAAAATACTGTTAGCAAAAGATACTCTAAACtaccatcagtcagtcagttcagtcgctcagtcttgtctgactcttcatgaccccatggattgcagcacaccaggcctccctgcccttcaccaacacctggagtttactcaaactcatgtccatggagtcggtgatgctatccagccatctcatcctctgtcatccccttctccttctgccctcaatccttcccagcatcagggtcttttccaatgagtcaactattcgcatgaggtgaccaaagtattggaatttcagcttcagcatcagtccttccagtgaacacctaggactggtctcctttaggatgtactggttgggtCTGCTTACAgtctcagggactctcaagagttttcttcaacaccccagttcaaaagcatcaattcttcagcactcagctttcttcacagtccaactctcacatccgtatatgaccacaggaaaaaccacagccttgactagatgaaccttttttggcaaagtgaggtctctgcttttgaatatgctatctaggttggtcataactttccttccaaggagtaagcgtctcttaatttcatggctgcaatcaccatctgcagtgattttggagcccccccaaaaataaagcctgacactgtttccactgtttccccatctatttcccatgaagtgatgggaccagatgccatgatcttcgttttctgaatgttgagctttaagccaactttttcactctcctctttcagtttcatcaagaggcttttgagttcctcttcactttctgccataagggtggtgtcatctgcatatctgaggttattggtatttctcccagctatcttgctTGGtaccagcttctgcttcttccagcccagtgtttctcatgatgtactctgtatgtaagttaaataagcagggtgacaatatacagccttgacgtactccttttcctgtttggagccagtctgttgttccatgtccagttttaactgttgcttcctgacctgcatacaggtttctcaagaggcaggtcaggtggtctggtattcctatctttttcagaattttccacagtttactgcgatccacacagtcaaaggctttggcatagtcaataaaggaggaatagatgtttttctagacctctcttgcttttcccatgatccactgctgctaagtcgcttcagtcatgtccgactctgtgaccttatAGACCCCATAGaccagcccacaaggctcccgtatccctgggattctccaggcaagaacaccggagtgtgttgccatttccttctccaatgcatgaaagtgaaaagtgatagtgaagtcactcagttgtgtccaactcttagcgaccccatggactgtggcccaccaggctcctctgtccatgggattttccaggcaagagtgctcgagtgggggtgccattgccttgtccacagatgttggcaatttgatctctgttcttctgccttttctaaatccagcttgaacatctggaagttcacagttcacgttttgttgaagcctgggttggagaattttgagcattactttactagcatgtgagatgagtgcaattgtgcaatagtttaagaattttttggcattgcctttcttttggattggaatggcaaactaatcttttccagtcctgtggccactgttgagttttccaaatttgctggcatattgagagcagcactttcacagcatcatctcaggatttgaaatagctcaactggaattccatcacttccactaactttgttcatagtgatgctttctaaggcccacttgacttcacattccaagatgtctggctctaggtgagtgatcacaccactgtagcacttgtcatatatattttggtttttataaATGTTTGAGTGAAGTTGTAGTTATCATAATAATTTACCTTTCTTGCAGAAATTGTCTGTAATCACACCTTTTATATTATTTAAGTGACTCATTAAATCTTTTTCCACTATTAAATTACTTTGCTTACCTTTTGTGGAATCTGAGCAAGAGCTGATGCAATCATATTGGCCCTTTCTTCTGTTGATAACCATTGACTCCAAAGAAAACACCACAATGTC is a window from the Capra hircus breed San Clemente unplaced genomic scaffold, ASM170441v1, whole genome shotgun sequence genome containing:
- the LOC108635540 gene encoding UDP-glucuronosyltransferase 2B4-like — translated: MSKMSMKRLSLLLLLQLTCYFSGGSCGKVLVWPVEFSHWMNIKTILEELVTKGHEVTVLISSASTIPNSSKPSTMRFETFPTTLTKSDYENFIERLIEEWTYVAKDSFWSYLATVKSLFWEFFDTTLSMCKDAVSNKKLMTKLQESRFDILIADAVGPCGELLAELLKIPFVYSHYTSPGHIIEKNSGRLPFPPSYVPVMFSELSDRMTFMERVKNMLYTLYFDLFFTVYDNKKWNPFYSEVLGRPTTLSETMGKAEMWLIRSYWDFSFPRPRLPNVEFVGGLHCKPAKPLPKVTYSSLLFFVNFVFSIGIFCILY